A part of Nocardioides sp. WS12 genomic DNA contains:
- a CDS encoding ABC transporter ATP-binding protein, which yields MLDLKGVTVTFDGTRAVDAVDLSVKDGDVLAVLGPSGCGKSTLLRAVAGLEPLAEGSISWDGGDLADTPTHRRGFALMFQDGQLFDHLTVARNVGYAQRLRGLSRAAVRTEVDDLLALVGLAGFGDRLPRSLSGGERQRVALARSLAARPRLLLLDEPLSALDAELRGRLATDLRRILTASGTTALMVTHDQAEAFAVADRLAVMRGGQIVQEGAATEVWGAPVDGDTALFLGYSRVLEGDAAAALLRLAGAPAAPGAAVAVRSSAVQAGPGQGQPAVVQDFGLTPDGSRVVVSVDGVGDLEAVGAPGWAPASGNSAAVQVDRRGLAVIPDAPARWSGSVS from the coding sequence ATGCCGTCGACCTCTCCGTCAAGGACGGCGACGTGCTCGCCGTCCTCGGCCCGTCGGGTTGCGGCAAGTCGACCCTGTTGCGGGCAGTCGCCGGACTCGAGCCCCTCGCCGAAGGGTCGATCTCGTGGGATGGCGGCGACCTCGCCGACACCCCGACGCACCGCCGCGGCTTCGCGCTGATGTTCCAGGACGGACAACTCTTCGACCACCTGACCGTGGCCCGCAATGTCGGCTACGCCCAACGCCTGCGCGGGTTGTCGCGTGCCGCAGTCCGCACCGAGGTCGACGACCTGCTCGCTCTCGTCGGGCTCGCGGGCTTCGGCGACCGCCTGCCGCGCAGCCTCTCCGGCGGCGAGCGGCAACGGGTCGCCCTGGCGCGGTCCCTCGCAGCACGCCCGCGCCTGCTGCTCCTCGACGAACCGCTCAGTGCCCTCGACGCGGAACTGCGCGGCCGCCTGGCCACCGACCTGCGCCGCATCCTCACCGCGTCCGGAACGACCGCGCTGATGGTCACCCACGACCAGGCCGAGGCCTTCGCGGTCGCCGACCGGCTCGCGGTGATGCGCGGGGGCCAGATCGTGCAGGAGGGCGCCGCGACCGAGGTGTGGGGAGCGCCCGTCGACGGCGACACCGCCCTGTTCCTCGGCTACTCCCGCGTACTGGAAGGGGATGCTGCGGCCGCCCTGCTGCGACTGGCGGGTGCGCCCGCCGCTCCCGGCGCGGCGGTGGCGGTCCGGTCCTCGGCGGTCCAAGCGGGACCCGGGCAGGGCCAACCGGCCGTCGTACAGGACTTCGGCCTGACGCCGGACGGGAGTCGTGTCGTGGTGTCGGTCGACGGGGTCGGTGATCTCGAGGCCGTGGGCGCCCCGGGGTGGGCACCGGCGTCGGGAAACAGCGCCGCCGTACAGGTGGATCGGCGTGGCCTGGCCGTGATTCCCGACGCACCAGCACGATGGTCAGGATCGGTCTCCTAG